In Acropora muricata isolate sample 2 unplaced genomic scaffold, ASM3666990v1 scaffold_749, whole genome shotgun sequence, one genomic interval encodes:
- the LOC136907547 gene encoding uncharacterized protein: MAFTEEKFNKQLAVANIKLEEISELSNSGYVEDISLANEQIGALISRLEKSKDGTIDYPIETDKELEYIKQWTTDQKAKVSEEQTKLKLQQQKEIEAAIIQQQQREEEWYLKKLGFEKEIGETQAEYLAGGDSGKHGTSSTQSVKLQKYTISPFSGDYKDWLRFWNQFTAEVDGSSISEISKFNYLLELVKGKPKDDILGLPHTGDGYKEAKRILEQTYGKDIKVHKALFKELEELPAISSIHRLNDIHDFYNKLSRVVRILVTMKRLTSAQSLVYTLMDKLGPVREVLVQKDDDWEEWGLEELVENLRKYVERNPLKESGNSGRIDENLRNHPGHTHKNSSWKRDREKMLLGNNGRSRPNQRPTCVYCNSYDHSSHNCTKVLDVAARRALIQRNGLCWNCTGTGHAASQCRSRGCWNCQAKHHTSICDKARSTVDLLPSLRVEKSMSSLMTQASTLHPTLLAKVGPETVRVMFDSGAGSSYVCTEVITKLNLRPSRKEQRCIEQMFGTTRRNVEIYSVTIESLAVEGFSLEVECINAEKDVLTHLPNPRIKALKEQQCRLRRLEFSEEGTESDSIEVHIILGAADYQRVRTSEPLILGRNPDKDPGAEFTMLGWTVYGRQLLSECGPEKQFLLKTGQEEFEKLCSLDVLGLADKEARGESKLHEDFIQQLNKTPAGYYETKLPWKEDHVPLPANKNLLAARLVSTTRKLEKTGRLEEYHQIMQEQMAKGILEPVPNHPTGEVVHYIPHQAVIRENAATTKMRIVYDCSARANNQSPSLNDCLETGPPLQPLLFDTLLRNRMRRFCITSDIQKAFLQVRVHEQGRDAQRVLWYDNLADRKVTEYRFTRVIFGATSSPYILGATLQKHIKGYEEEFSATVQALMEDTYVDDIQGGGGKEEDAATFKEESIKILSEGGFSLHKRHSNVEHLNSGDQACEEETYAKSLVGNKGSSKTKILGTQWDKKGDTLTVDFRTCLKDLKPLKKRKMISAINSIYDVLGWSSPVTIIAKLIFSEVCHHKLHWDEEVPNDIQRKWEAWVTSLQKAPTLTVPRCVFKLHGTHFEIHGFADASKVGVCAALYLVTYQDSAPVDQNLLAAKSRVAPKETSIPRLELVAAHTLAKLQSNVSKALVSFPITAYHNWVDSITVLCWLANRGEWTTFVRNRVKKIGELTGQRCGDLSPQLRTQAT, encoded by the exons ATGGCATTTACGgaggaaaaattcaacaaacaaCTGGCGGTAGCTAATATCAAGCTAGAGGAAATATCGGAACTTTCGAACAGCGGCTATGTGGAGGACATTTCGCTTGCGAACGAACAAATTGGCGCGTTGATTTCGCGTTTGGAAAAATCAAAGGACGGGACAATCGATTATCCTATCGAGACTGACAAGGAATTAGAGTATATCAAACAGTGGACTACCGATCAGAAAGCG AAGGTCAGCGAAGAGCAAACAAAGCTCAAGttacaacaacaaaaggaaatcGAAGCGGCCATTATACAGCAACAACAGCGAGAAGAAGAATGGTACTTGAAAAAACTCGGCTTCGAAAAAGAGATCGGCGAAACCCAAGCAGAATATCTGGCAGGAGGAGATTCAGGAAAACACGGGACGTCTTCAACGCAATCggtaaaattacaaaagtacACAATCTCGCCCTTTTCCGGTGATTACAAGGATTGGTTGCGCTTTTGGAATCAATTCACAGCTGAAGTAGATGGTTCTTCGATCTCGGAGATTAGTAAGTTCAACTACTTACTAGAACTAGTAAAAGGGAAACCAAAAGACGACATTCTGGGACTTCCACACACAGGGGATGGATACAAAGAAGCCAAACGGATTCTCGAACAAACGTATGGAAAAGATATCAAAGTACACAAAGCCCTTTTTAAAGAATTGGAGGAGCTCCCAGCAATTTCGAGCATTCACAGGCTAAACGACATACACGACTTCTACAACAAACTATCAAGGGTAGTACGAATACTCGTCACTATGAAGAGGCTCACTTCAGCGCAGAGCCTGGTTTACACTCTAATGGACAAGCTTGGACCTGTTCGAGAAGTGCTTGTTCAGAAGGACGACGACTGGGAGGAGTGGGGGTTAGAAGAGCTCGTAGAAAACTTACGGAAGTACGTGGAGAGAAATCCTTTAAAGGAAAGCGGGAATTCAGGCAGAATAGACGAAAACTTAAGGAACCACCCTGGCCACACCCATAAGAACAGCTCATGGAAGAGAGACAGAGAAAAGATGCTTCTTGGAAATAACGGGAGATCGAGACCAAACCAGAGGCCTACCTGCGTGTATTGCAACTCATACGACCATTCCAGCCACAACTGCACGAAGGTACTTGACGTAGCGGCGCGACGAGCGTTAATCCAAAGAAATGGTCTGTGTTGGAACTGTACTGGTACCGGGCACGCAGCATCACAGTGCAGATCAAGAGGATGCTGGAACTGTCAGGCCAAACATCATACCTCAATATGCGACAAGGCGAGATCGACCGTCGATCTTTTACCAAGTTTAAGGGTGGAGAAGAGCATGAGCTCACTGATGACTCAAGCAAGCACATTGCATCCAACTCTTTTGGCTAAAGTGGGGCCAGAAACAGTGCGGGTGATGTTCGACTCAGGGGCTGGCAGCTCGTACGTATGCACGGAAGTCATCACTAAACTGAACCTCAGACCCTCGAGGAAAGAGCAGCGTTGCATCGAGCAGATGTTTGGGACCACCAGGAGGAACGTCGAGATTTACAGTGTTACCATAGAGTCACTGGCGGTGGAGGGGTTCTCTCTTGAGGTAGAATGCATCAACGCTGAGAAAGACGTACTTACCCACTTGCCGAACCCGCGCATCAAAGCCTTAAAGGAACAGCAGTGCCGGTTGAGACGACTGGAATTCAGTGAAGAAGGAACGGAAAGTGATTCGATTGAAGTCCACATCATTCTCGGGGCAGCTGACTACCAAAGAGTGCGAACGTCTGAACCATTAATCTTGGGACGGAATCCAGACAAGGATCCCGGTGCTGAATTCACGATGCTCGGTTGGACTGTATACGGACGACAGCTTTTAAGTGAGTGTGGCCCAGAAAAGCAGTTCTTGCTGAAGACTGGCCAGGAGGAGTTTGAGAAGTTGTGCTCACTGGATGTACTGGGGCTTGCAGACAAAGAAGCAAGGGGTGAATCGAAGCTTCATGAAGATTTTATCCAACAGCTGAATAAGACACCAGCCGGCTATTACGAAACCAAACTACCGTGGAAAGAAGACCATGTGCCACTTCCTGCGAACAAGAACCTATTGGCAGCTCGGCTTGTAAGCACGACAAGAAAACTAGAGAAGACAGGAAGGCTAGAGGAGTACCACCAGATCATGCAGGAACAAATGGCTAAAGGAATACTCGAACCAGTGCCCAACCATCCAACGGGGGAGGTCGTACATTATATCCCTCACCAGGCCGTTATCCGGGAAAATGCAGCCACTACCAAAATGAGAATTGTCTACGACTGTTCAGCGAGAGCCAACAACCAAAGCCCTTCTCTCAACGACTGTCTGGAGACCGGACCACCACTACAGCCTTTGCTGTTTGACACCCTTCTTCGAAATCGGATGCGAAGGTTCTGTATTACAAGCGATATCCAAAAAGCCTTTCTTCAAGTTCGAGTGCACGAACAAGGCAGAGACGCACAGCGGGTCCTGTGGTATGACAACCTTGCTGATCGGAAGGTAACAGAGTACCGTTTCACACGAGTGATATTTGGAGCAACATCAAGTCCGTACATTCTGGGGGCAACACTGCAGAAACACATCAAGGGTTACGAGGAAGAATTTTCTGCCACGGTACAAGCACTCATGGAGGACACGTATGTCGATGACATTCAAGGGGGAGGAGGTAAAGAAGAGGACGCGGCTACATTTAAGGAAGAATCAATCAAGATCCTATCAGAAGGTGGCTTCTCTCTCCACAAGAGGCACAGCAACGTGGAGCATCTTAACTCGGGGGACCAAGCTTGTGAAGAAGAGACTTACGCCAAGAGTCTGGTGGGAAACAAAGGAagcagtaaaacaaaaattcttgGAACTCAATGGGACAAGAAAGGCGACACACTGACTGTTGACTTCAGAACATGCCTGAAAGATCTGAAGCCactaaaaaaaaggaagatgATATCGGCAATAAACAGCATCTATGATGTACTTGGGTGGAGCTCTCCTGTAACTATCATTGCCAAGTTGATCTTCAGCGAAGTTTGCCATCACAAGCTGCATTGGGACGAGGAGGTTCCGAATGATATTCAAAGAAAATGGGAAGCATGGGTCACCAGCCTACAGAAAGCACCAACCTTGACTGTCCCGCGTTGTGTTTTCAAGCTTCACGGCACCCATTTTGAGATCCATGGTTTTGCAGATGCCAGCAAGGTCGGTGTCTGTGCTGCATTGTACCTTGTGACGTATCAAGACTCAGCACCTGTGGACCAAAACTTACTTGCAGCAAAATCAAGAGTCGCGCCAAAGGAGACGAGTATCCCAAGGCTAGAATTGGTTGCAGCACACACCTTGGCGAAACTTCAAAGTAATGTCAGCAAAGCACTGGTTTCCTTCCCTATCACAGCGTACCATAACTGGGTGGACAGCATCACAGTACTGTGCTGGCTGGCAAATCGTGGAGAGTGGACAACTTTCGTACGTAATCGAGTTAAGAAGATTGGCGAACTAACAGGTCAGCGGTGTGGAGATTTGTCCCCACAACTGAGAACCCAAGCGACCTAG